The genomic DNA ATGAGCGATCTGCCCGTTTTAATACCTCTATCGAAGTCGAGCCCCCCTGCGTCGCGGCCTCGTATGGCGAAAGCGGAACCGTTGCCGCTGCTGCCCCATTTCGTCGCTGGCCCCGAAAATCGCTTGGCCGCCTTCACTTGCCAGTCCGATCTTTCGATCCTGCAACGCGGAAACCCGATTCTGTTGGTTGGCCCCAGTGGATCGGGAAAATCAGCGATCGCCCGCAAGTTGTTCCAGCGTGAAGCGTCTCTTTTGAAGGGCAGGGGGAGCCGCGGGATGATCGAACCGGCGATCGATTTCGCCCGTCGGTATGCCGATGCTGTCGATTCCGATTCGATCGCCGATTTCCGCGACCAGTTCCTTCAACATCCGATCCTGTTGATCGAAGATGTCCATCTGATGGCGGGAAAATTTGCCGCTCAAAACGAACTCGCCGCGCGGATCGGCCAGCGAATCGATCTCGATCTGCCGACGATCCTCACCTGCCGCCGATTGCCCACCGAAATCGAAGGGATCCGTTCGGCGCTGGCCAGTCGCTTGTTGCCGGGGCTGACGATTCCGATCCAGCTGCCCCGTTCGGCTGCCCGACGCCAGATCATCGCCCAATACGCAGGCCTTCGGGAGATCAGCCTCACCGAAGAGCAGATCGTTCAGCTCGACAGCGATCTTCCCGCCGATGCCGCCGCTTCGCGATTGTGCTCCGCCGTGCAACAGCTGGCGCTCGTTGCGATGGATGCCAATTCCGACGTGATCGCAAACGATGACATTCACGACGTCGCCGCCTCGTTTGCCGCTCAACAGGAACCGCCGATCGCCAAGATCGCCCGCACCGTCGCCCGTCGCTTCAAGCTGAAAACATCCGATCTGAAGAGTTCGTCGCGCCGCCAACAGGTCGTCCGCGCCCGCTCGATGGCGATGTTTTTGGGGCGTCAGCTGACGCGTCAAAGCCTGCAGGCGATCGGCCAGTTCTTCGGCGGCCGCGATCATTCGACGGTCATCCACGCGATTCGATCGGCCGAACAATTGATCGTCTCCGACCCCGCCTTGGCTCGCGTCGCCGACGACGTCTCCGAACAACTGAAAGCTGGCTGAAGCATTCCACGCCGCTACCCCGGCTGTGAGCTACGCTTGGGCTCGGCGGTATCGAGAACGCAGCCGCTACAAAAGGACTTTTGAACCGCCCGCCAGCTCCTTTTTTATGGTGGATAAGTTGTTTGTCTAAA from Rosistilla carotiformis includes the following:
- a CDS encoding helix-turn-helix domain-containing protein; protein product: MSDLPVLIPLSKSSPPASRPRMAKAEPLPLLPHFVAGPENRLAAFTCQSDLSILQRGNPILLVGPSGSGKSAIARKLFQREASLLKGRGSRGMIEPAIDFARRYADAVDSDSIADFRDQFLQHPILLIEDVHLMAGKFAAQNELAARIGQRIDLDLPTILTCRRLPTEIEGIRSALASRLLPGLTIPIQLPRSAARRQIIAQYAGLREISLTEEQIVQLDSDLPADAAASRLCSAVQQLALVAMDANSDVIANDDIHDVAASFAAQQEPPIAKIARTVARRFKLKTSDLKSSSRRQQVVRARSMAMFLGRQLTRQSLQAIGQFFGGRDHSTVIHAIRSAEQLIVSDPALARVADDVSEQLKAG